The Xiphophorus couchianus chromosome 22, X_couchianus-1.0, whole genome shotgun sequence genome includes the window CCAACTggccaaagttgttttttttatagcattgCGTTcactgacatttctgtttacGTGTCTTCCAGGCGCAGGGAAGCCAACCTTCAAAAAGGACGACAGCTGCTGCGTGAAGGTAAACTGTCAGAGGCCAGAGACTGCTTCGGACGTTGCATTAACATCACCCCCGCCATGGCTCATAACCTTATTAAGGTGTGGCTTCTGTCTTGATGtggcaaataacatttttaatgcttGCATGGACAAAGTGAAAGTGCAACCCTGTTGACATAGAAATATAGAATAGTCTTTCACAAGTCATCCCTGAACACATCAAattgtttcataaaatgttCTATTATCTTGAGCACCTGACTTTTGGGTATGCAGACTCTATGCCTTTGTACAGGAATGTTGATGTGCTCTAACATGAGATGTTTTCCTGGTCCAGGCTGCAAGGCAGAGGGGAGTGGACTGCATTGTGGCCCCTTATGAAGCCGATGCTCAGCTAGCCTATCTGACTAAAACTGGGTTCGCTCAGGCTGTCATCACTGAGGACTCTGACCTGTTGGCATTTGGCTGCAAAACCGTAAGTAGAACTTAAGCAATGAGTTCCAAACACTAGGGGTGGGCAATATGgtcttaaagttttatcatgtTACACTGTATTGCCAAAAGCATTTGCTCACCCATCCAAATGATCGGAATCAGGTGTTCCAAACGCTTCCATAGCCACAGGTGTATAAAATTAAGCATCCAGAATGCGTGGAACTGTGATTGGATGCAACAAATCCAGTCATGAAATTTCCTTGCCCCTAAATATTCCACAGGCAACCGTCAGCTGAATTCTAAGAAAATGGAAGTGTTTGGGAACGACAGCAACTCGCATAAACTGAAGGAGCGGGGTCTGCGGACGCTGAAGCGCATAATGTGAAGACGTCAGTCACTACAGACCTCCAAACTTCATTtggcaacaataaatcaaaattcttatgataagaaatttatcacgataaatgataaaacacattataaATGCCCTCCCCTTCTGTACACACTCAGCAACTAACACAGTAACTGGTGCACTTGGTGTATTAAGGCTTAAGATACATtgagttttaagaaatatgccCATAAATGTTAATACTGATGTATAAAACTAAGCTGTACAGCGAAGTGAGATATTCTCACACTAAAGAATTGTTGCAGTCCTCTTAACAGCAGTCTGTCGAGTTTTACTCTAGACTGTGCATGATGGCGATATGAAACTTGGGCCTGCTCCGGCCTAAGCTGTCACCCTTCTAGTTTTTGTATCTTTACTTCTTGCTTCGACTGTCTTCCATTTTTAGAAGTGGAAAAGcccaatgtttttttgttttatatatatatatatatatatatattttttttttttaattattatttttgtaccccaccagggggtctttttgtgggctctagtgtcccttattttttgaaagtaggctgacaggaaagggagacggagaggggggaagacatgtggcaaatgtcgcTGGATCTGGGAGTCGAACTtgcgacggccgcgttgaggactcgaggcctccaaacatgggtcgcgctgtACCCtacaccacggcacgccctggaAAAGTCCAATGTTGATGGTAGGATGAAGATGGAGCAggggatggatagatggatgggaGCCTCCTCAGCTGTATCCAGGAAGGGCTCTGGTCTGTTTGACTAGAAGGATTGTTCTCAGTTTACCAGCAGTCTGTCCCAGTTTACCAATCCCATCAACATTCTGATCCACAGTTCTTATCATAACAGAACAAGAGAATGTCTCTGTAGGATGGCTGGACTCTGCTTTTTGCAATACCCATAAAAACTGTGCACTCCCTTAGGGGTGGGTATTTATTATATCAGATTTCTTATCCTAATGAGATTTTGATctattgttgtcacaataagTTCCTATTAATGATGTTTGAAACCCAGTAAAACTCCATATTTTGGGGATTGTTGTTTTAACTATTTTTGTCCATTGTTTGTTCAAATatgatttgaaaatatgattgaatGCAGTTGCTGTGTGCATTTTAGTGACACATATCCAACGTTTTATGACTGGTGTCCgtattacaaatgggaatgtttttaagagcagtatttgtgtttgtgggactATAATTGCTGTGACACGCAGTCACAGTCACACAGTTACgtgaaaaaaagtaataaatagtttatcgccacttttattgttatcacattACTACCACAAAatgttgtgataaaactttaagtccatattgTCCACCGCTATTAACTATTGGATGTCTTCCCctgtagttgttttttgtgacaTAGTTAATATAATTACACTTTTTTGATAAGGATTTGGCAAACCTTCATTCACATTAAGGCgaaaacaaactgcagtgaATGAAAAATGCATAAGAAAATGAATTTCTGCATAAATCTTCACGCCAAACTGACTGAACTGTTTCTGCAGAGTTTCTTCTAGCTACGTCCAGCAGTGTCACAATTAGTAAAAAAATGAGATTATCTGAGAACAGCTGATGTGACTGGAGGATAAACAGACATCCAGTCTGTGGTACATCAGTATATCCGCTGCAGTAGCAGCAAGAGGTACCAGAACACACAGAGCAcctaaaagtgtttttctgtttcatttgatATGATTCATTGAAGTTATTGTATGCTACTTTTAGTGATGGTGTAGTGTGGTGACATAAATTATCCCATTTGATAAACAGTAAAGTTATCTTCTAACAGCAGTGTATGTGGTTGACTTaaattttcagtaaaatttttGCCCTAATTAAATAAAGTCCCCACCTCCATCACCCAATTGTGTGACTGGCTGAACGTGCTTCATCCTTTAATAGCCTAGGGGTCCGCACGAGAGGCGCCACTTTGGGCCTCCATGCTCTGCTCAGGCACAGGCCAGAGGAGGAGCTGAGTTTTCAACAGGTGTTTAAATGATTGTAGTCTGAGCGCTGCAGACATGTAGCGGTAAGTTAGTTCATGATTCTGGAGTTGCTACAGCTctgtagaaatgttttctcGCTGTGGTCTCTGTAGCTACAgtatttgttctgtttatgATTGTGTCTCTAGCATCAGTATAAATAGCACTTCCTCTGTCCCTGAGGCCCTTGTTGCATCACCACAGATTTCTGCGATGTACTATTTTTGCCTCATGAAAGCAGCAGAATCCGTTTCATCTGTTAACTTGGAAAGAGTGAGACGTGTAAGTCTGccaccagatattttcatatgaGAAATATGCCCATAAATGTTAACACTAATGTATAAAACTAAGCGGTACATTTTTACACTGCTTTATATTTTCCAGTAAAGGCAATTTCCTTGTATCATTTGTAATTTGATGGATGGGAATAATCTAAGATCCACTGCAGGATTTTAATGCCAGTCAGCTAATGCTTGGAACAACGGCTGACCAACTTTGTCTTCTCCCCTAATATTTTGTAGGTAATTCTCAAAATGGACAAGCACGGCAACGGAATAGAGATAGATCAGAGGAACTTGGGCCGCTGTCGCTCCCTGGGGAACGTTTTCACCGAGGAGAAGTTTCGCCATATGTGCGTCCTCGCTGGCTGTGATTACCTACCCTCCCTGCATGGAATCGGCCTCGGAAAGGCCTGCAAGCTGCTCCGGCTTGCCACAGACCCTGACATTCTGAAGGTGTGTGCACAAGCTGataacttctttatttttctcatggTTCTAAAAACTGGGGTAAACTGGaaacttttgaaatgtaaaatgtggTAACTGAGGATGAGATTATTTACCAGTTTTAATGATTACTATGACTCTCCCTCAGTTCGTAAAACCGTTTCAGAAACCCCAAATTCAAAAATCTGAACTTGTTATTAATTATAAACAGTAATGAATTTTTAGATGCAGGTCATCAAGGTGGTTGGTGATTACTGGTCCAATGGAGTCTTAAACCCTGATGGTCTGAGACTTGACTACTGTTAACTATAAATCTCAGTCTTAGGTGATATAAGTATGtgttaaaataacataaacatCTGTTGCCTCACTTTATTCATTAATTTGGTGAAGTTTGTCGCAAGACTGCAGGAAGAATCTAGCCAGGTTTGTGTGATGCATATCTACACATCTGCATTGTATATTATTCACTTATTTTATCCAGGTTTTCCCCATCTGAAAGCAGATGTTGATTTTCTAGCTTAATTGTCAGATTCACAAGATGTTAAAGTAGACCGAACCGAAAGCccaacaagaaaaataatagtttttccCAAGTTACCACTTCTCTGTCtttaaaaccagcagaaatTGACTATTGTAAGTAGtcaattttgtttcattgtgatttttgttATGAATCGTTTTCATAGCAAGAAATAAACATGGtaggaaagtgaaaaaaaaaaatctcctgctGATCCATCCAACCTCAAGACGGCAAATCATAACGGGGACTTCACTTAACGGGGACTGTTGTGTTGTCTTGACCCATAATCTTTTGGCATGTCATTGTAAGTTATCAAGCAGACGAGATAGCCGTTTGTTTGTGGAgtaatgaacaaaaaaagagattcaGGAACCTTCGGGAAGTAGCAGCAAAACTGAAGCCTAGATTCTAAATGAATGATTTCTGGAGTAGATTTAAGTGTGAGTTCTTCTCTTCCTACCAGGTGATCAGAAAGATGGGCCAGTACCTGAAAATGAACGTGGTCGTTCCTGAGGAGTACGTTGAGGGATTCGTCAGAGCCAATAACACCTTCCTCTACCAGCTGGTGTTTGATCCTGCCATGAGGAAGGTGGTGCCCCTTAATCCTTACCCTCAACGCATCGACCCAGACTCCCTCAACTACGCTGGAATGTACCCTTTAGTCTTACATCACACCTCAAAACATTTCCCCTTTAGTTTTGCCTggatatataaaacattttaactttattcatcCTGTTGTTGGATAGTATTTATTCCTTAATGGCAATGAATTCAGAAATCTAGGAGATGACAAAGGCTTGGATATGGCCTTGGGAAACATTGACATCAACACCATGGAGAGGATAGATGACTTCAGTCCAGACGGCCCCCGTCCACAGGTAGCCTTCTTACAGCGAATGTTTGTGCAAGTGCAAAAAACCCGAAATCctcacatttaattttactttgggAAATATCTTTCTAGGCGTGCAAAGCTCGCAGCAACAGCTGGAGCAGCTGCCCAGCTGCAGCAGGACTCAGCATCTGGAGCAAGAGCTTCACGCCAggttctgctgctcctccatgcCCTGCCGTTTCCGCAGAGAAGCCACCCTCCACCAGGGGGCAGGAGAGAGTCATCAGCCTGGACCACCTGAGGCTGCAACACAGAGAGCAGCCGCTGAAGAGGCTGAGAGAAGGTAAGTTGGTCCTTATCTGCACTGTGTGGCCTCATTGTGGCCATACATGTATGTGAAAAATGCTGAGTCAGGGGGAGAAAATGGTCTGGCATGCACACTGAGCTGCTGGAAGACAGACCAAATTAATCATCTAACTGTGCATAAATAAGAGTTATTGTGGTAAGAAGAGTACAATGCTGCAGGGTGGGCAGCATGGAGTACCCAGCATTGCAGCAGGACACATGGCATACCCCCCAGACCAGAGAATTTGAGGGCATAAGATTAGGCTCCGCCCCATGAAACTGCCAGAGCCCCCAGCGGTGGGACCCACCGCTACATGGATGGGCCAAGAATATGGCTGCTGGTAAAGTTCAGCTCTGTATTGAGATGTATAATACAAAAGGGATGGGTGGGGCCAAATATTTGTCTTCACACAGAGGGTTATAATACAACAAGGATAGACATAATCAAATGTTTGACTCCACCCAAAAGCTTCTAATGGAGAGTGGCTTGGCGAATGTTTGGCTTTGCCCTTGAATGCATAATGCAGTAAGGGTGGGGCCAGTCAAATAATGAAAAGGTGGGCTGGAGTCAGATGTTTAAGATGCAACATCAGGATTTTATATTTGGATCAGTCAGAGTATTATGATGCGATAGAGACGGGCTGGTGGGGTTAAATTCCCCCACAAATGTGGAATGGATGAAGGATGGTTaggttgaaatatttcagtcaaaTGCATGGTGCTGTCGAGACGGGTGGAGTGAAGGATTGTAGAATTtgatgtttgaaatgaaaatccACTGTGTGTAGGTGGTGTCAAATGATTAATTGTGCCTTTAAGGGCGTAATTGAGTAAATCTGGTTGGGTTTGAAAATTCATAAAGGGGCGGAGTCAAGATTGACTTCACTGGGGCCGGATGTTGCCAAATTTGTCTCAGCCCTGAAATGCATAAAGTAGTAAGAATAGGTGGAGTCAAAGACTCACTTATAGGTGGAGTTAAGGTTGAGTAGGGATGGGAGAGTTCATAGACTCTGGCAGGAATGGAGTCAAGTTTGAAGAGCATGAGGCCACACAGCAGCCTAATGTAGCCCAAATCTGATGTTGCTTTGACCCAGATGACCTATATTCAACTTCTTCACGGTCGTCTAAATGGCCctattctgatatttttaatcACACCAAAATATCTGACTTGTCACTTAGATATGGAAGTGACCACATCACTTCCATATCTAAATTGAATACCAGAGCGCCTTCAGTCTGAACGGTCATGTCACTTTGTATATGACTTTTACATCATAAATCTGCATCAGAAGACGCCAGACGTGGTAAATCTGGACGTAAACGTCCCTGTGTGACCTCTTCGTTCTTCTGTGATGCGGGCCGCTTTGGGGTTGTAAACCGTTCACGTGCAAGTCTGTCAGAAGTCACCTTTAATTAGTAGAGTGAAGGCTACGCCGGGAAAAATCCAAGTTCTGAAttgacctgctgtgtgaaagtAGCCTCAGACACAGGAAGTGGAACGTTTGCCTCCGCCCTGAAATGATTCAAATTTTGGTGATCGGTGGGGTCAAACGCTCAGAGATGGGGCTGTGtttggctccgcccacaacaACATAATACGCGGGGAAGCAGGTTACTAGGGTGAAATGAAGCTCGTTATGCAACAGGAGGCAGTGAGCTCAAATGTCTGACTGGGTTGAAGTCCAGCGTTTTGACTCCACCTTAAAGCATATAATATAGCTCAGACGGGTGCGGTTACTCGTTTACCTCTACATGAAATTGCATAATGCACTGGGATGGGTGTTGATGGATTCTCTTCACGTtggaatgaaacattttattgctatttatctttaaaaataaaaatatatatttcatatcATCTCCACCTGAATAATTGAAGCATAacatattttatgcaaaactAAAACTAGAACTCTGTAGTTGCTCTGCCCTTGTCGTGATTTTCTTTACAgtctgtttaataaataaataatacaaatacaaaagaaaagattaataaataaatacacatttgtGACAAGGTtatctgtttttgtctccttGTAAGATTCTTGTGTATCGGATCAAGAAGTATTGCAGCAGTATTCCAGTTCAGGGCTGAAACGCTCCAAGTTAGAGCAGCGACAAGACAAGCCGACCTCCAGCAGCCAGCCTCCGCCACGGAACTGCTTCGCCTTCACCACCCTGCTGCAGCGGAGAAACCACGAGTCTCAGGACGATGGCAGGCAGGCCACCCACAGCAGGTGATGTCACTGTCAGACCACATCATCTAATTGGCTGTGCGCCACTATAGCCAATTAGCATTGGCTATATTGGCGACTCTTCAGTCGCGAATACAGACGACTCTTCAGTTCTCTGAATCattaacagatgtttttttttttggtttgtttttaactgaactaTTCACATAAGTCTTTTCAAACTTCTCTGAAGAAGATCTTTAGCCATGACTCTCAGTAACATTTGGCACCAGCCATCACAGTTGCTTGCAGTGAGGTCCATTAATGTTCACacactagtttttttttttttttttttgtcttttgctttttaCTGAAACACATTCCAACTGTAGTTATTTGATGGACACAATATGCAAACTTTCAGCTTTCATTTGAGGGTATTCCAGTCAAACTGGGTGAAGGGATTAAGAGTGTCGGCTCGGCAACATGTGCTATCTTCCTTCTTAAAAGGACAAAACGTAAATGGACAATTGACTCAAAGGCTGTTTCTAGATGTGGGTACGTTCATCTGGATGCAGATTTCCGCTGTAAACAGATGACATGCAGTCAAAGTAGCTCTCCATGCAGATGAAACAAGCTGACAGAGAAATGTTAGAgaaaagcaaaccaaaaaatgCCATGCCTAACGGTTCAGCGAAAAAGAACTAAAATGAAACGAGCTTTGAAGCATTAAACCATCTTACTTGCTTGTGTCTTAGAAACTCTGTATAGATGATCTCTGTAAATTGTGTAATTTCAAATTTGAtttacttgtgttttctttcattttgccCACTTGAAGGATTTTAAATGCTTGCCATGAATGTACAAGCATggctttactttttttgttctccCAAGGACCAGGTGTGGTTTCGAACGCTTGTTGAACAGTCACAATAATCAGTGACCCCAAAGAATAAATATGAGTGAACAGCTGGACCACATACCATACTTTGGTGGagaaagccatttttaaaagcCTGAAATTCTTGAAATATTCCACTATACAACACTATGGGATAAGTGAAACACttgggaatcccaaggcgttcccaggtcAGCCGAGAGACATTGTCCCTCCATTGTGTCCCTGGGGCCTCCTCTCGGTGGGACATGCCCTGAACACATCACCatggaggcatcctgaccagtccaagccacctcaactggctcctctggACGTGAAGGAGCAGCTGCTCTACACTGAGAtcctcctggatgactgagtTTCTCACCTTATCTCTAAGGAAGAGCCCAGACATCctgcggagaaaacccatttctgcCGTTTGTATCCATGacctcgttctttcggtcatgacccaaagatcatgaccatagatgagggtgcttcgctttttgactcatctctctcttcaccacaacagacTGGCTTCtctgcagacgctgcgccaatctgTCTACCAATCTCCCGCTTCATTTTTCCcctcattcatgaacaagatcccgagatacagTACTTCCTCCATCTACTCAGAGGGATTTGCCTTGGTTTTTATGTTGGTTAAACTGTGCTGTTTGCAACTAGACCACAGTTCATCTGATGCTGTGATCCTTTAGAGGTTTGTGAGAAAGAGCTCACATAATGAACTGCCACCTGAAGCATGTCTCATTGTGTACAGGAAAATGTATCCATCTTTAGCGCTGCATGTGACATCAGTTGGTTGGCaggctgcaaacagaaaaatcacagcGTGTTCATGGAAATCCACACCCTTTTCCTCACTGCTGCTCAGGTTTCTCacgttttgtttgtgtttcgtCTAGGCTCCTTCATGACTTTCATGACAAACAAAACTCTCATTTTAATATCAACGCGTTCAGTTGCAGTGGagcccaaaattatttctgtccCTGGTAGATTTTAGTTTAAAGTAATCGCAACAGGGTTTGAAGCAtgtaatgttttacaaaaacatgttcttAGAACTGTCTTCATGTTGTTGGAGTAAATGTTTCCTCTGTAGAAAGAGACCAGTGAGATGGGTTCAGGGAACTGATAGACGCACTAATGACCTGTCCCAACTGTGTTTAGGTGTAGAAGAGAGAAACAGTGCTGCACTTCACCCAGAGGAATGCTGCCTTTTAGTTGGCAAACAAACCACCTTGGGCCAAATTGGTGGTGTTTGTTCATTAGTCTTTTTGACAGAATATGGattgttttttcattaaaaggCCAATTATGGCTTAGTCAAACTcttcttaattgttttttaaaatttttaaaaataatcgtTTTAGAGAGAAATGAAGCATTTACACCCTCGTTGGTCTGTttgactgttttgtttattcGTGCTCCAATAGCAGGTCACAGCTGACTGCAGACAGCCAGCATGTTTGGCCACGCTCTGTGTTCAATGACcttttgacagattttctttcctcaTTCCTCCACTGCTTCAGCTCACTACtcagacttttttgttttttgttttaccattcGTGGTTCCATTCACACATTTCCACCAATATATGTTTCAAGGCATTCCTTCCAAAGCCTGAACTCTCAGTGTAATCGCAGCGTATCCTCCTTTGCAGATTCTTCAGCAAATCAAGTTCAACAATTACTGAGAGCACCGAGGAGTCTGCTGGGGACCCAGAGCGGACGATCGGGGACCCTTCTCAGGACCAGTCTTCACTCGGTGAAAGGGACGGTCCTGATGTTCCACCTGTAGGGACCCCCAGCCCTCCTACGTCCCCTGCCAACACCCCCCCCACCTCATCCAGTGAGGGGccgaagctgttccggtgctcaggctcctcctcctccagtgCTGGGCTCTGCAGAGCGGCGAAGACCCCCTCAGGCCTGCTTGCCCTGCAGCAGTTTCACTACAAAAGAGAGACTTCCTCAGCTCTTCAGACATCTTGTCAGCTTTCTGGAGGCTCTTCTTCCCCTGAGAGGAAATCTGAGAACGAGGAGCCTCCCCCAGATTGTCCCCCCTCCCAGGACAGTGCTTACTTTTCCCAGTCCCTGTCCTCTTCCTTTCACAAAGAGGACGTCCTCCCCTTCAGCTGCTCCTTCTCCTCCCAGGAGGAGACTGTAAGTTCCAGGATTTTCTGCTGCCTTTACCTGTGTTCATAGCTCTGTTGGTAACTACTGTTTCACAAAGCCCTATGATCAGCACCTATCAGATAGTGGTCATTTCCCCAGAAAATGACCAGTAAAATGAGAACATTCGCTATGTTTTCAAACTAGGTTGGAATACATGTGTCTTCTGCCTGTGTCTTCTTCTTGTGACCTGTAAGAGACCGAATATTCTCGGTGGTTTTCAGTGACAGCTTCCAGTTCGAGTTTTCTCTATGTGAAAAGAAACCGAACCACCAGAGACAGTTTCAAATTCGAATGAGACTTCATTGAAGTCTGAATCGAAGTCTCATTTCTTGGTTTTGCTTTCGAGAAGCAGGGATTTGTTTTAAGCGATATTTGTGCAGACTTTCACATTTCATCTTTCAACATTGCTCCCCCCCCCCAATCATTCTGCACGTTAATCAGAACCGGAGTGATTAACCAGTGTTGTGTCACTGACAATTAGTTAAATGTCTACTAGATGCCATTTTACTAGCAGCCTATCAGGGGATTGGTCCTCAGCAAGCAAGCCACCATATACAGGCCATTGCCATTCACACCGTGAAAGAGGCGTGGCTTATATCTCCTCTGTCACCTGAGCAGTATCCATACATTCTGTCTTGTGGATCATCCTCGGCTCCGGGTTGCAGTATCCAGATGTCTAAATTAATACAAGGAAACTTGTTTAGCCCCttgctcagtatttttatttatttatttttatcattgcCATGATCTGTGCTGCTGACTTTGCTTTCACCCTCTGACCCTTACAGCTCCTAGAGTTAAGTAGCGTACCCTCAAAGGGAGAACGGACTGGGTCGTCAGTCATTCCTTATTAGAACAAGTCTGGACAATAagtcaataacaatatatatcgcAATGGACACATAATCAGTATCAATAGATATTACGCTTGATGGACTATTTaacaatttcactgaactccaatccagaaccacCCAGCATTCTGGGAGACGTAGGCAGatgaaaggctttagctgctcaacctctcacagtcAGCTAAGCCAGGTTTACCTTTGCTTACCTTGCAACAACTGGTTGAGTaacttgtggttacctagcaacaacctgtagAGTCACTCATGGAGCAGCATTGTCAGGTTTCGCCACCATgtctcattaaaaaataaataaaaactcaaatacaattttaaaatgaaaaacggCGTAGCGTGAAAACTGGATCAAATGGAAAAGGTCTGTTTGAcagtattttagatatttgaaaTCAAAAAACCTAATCAATAGTTATTGATAATTATCAGtatgactgatatgaaacgcttatTTTGACATATTGTTCAGCCCTACGTTAAATGGACCAACTGAATCTTGTTGCTGTTCATCCGCAGTGGTAGAAAAGTAGTAACAACCTGGAAGAACGATGAACAGACAGGCTGGGGAATCAAGACTTTTGCactgtctcacacacactggGTTGAAATGTAGACATTTTCTGGGAATCTCTGATTCATGTTCTCAtgggtttctgtttgtgtgcttttttgtttctgttttatgtcaGATGAATTCAAGCACTGATTCAGAACCAGTGACAGAAAGCCCCGCTTCCTTCACAGAGACCTGTAGGAAACCTGGCATGCTGGGGTCAAAGGTGGGTTTACACTTTGGTTTCTTCATcggtttcatttgtttttaaaggaacagtgcATCGCTgcaagtgtatttatttttacttccagTTTAAAGTGTTCTGTGTAGGTTTGTTGAAGTGAACAGCTGATTTAATGAACTATTCAGACCTTAACGGATCCTTTGTACAAGTAACAAGAATGTTATGAGATCTGGATTGGCGGTGACTTAAATCATTACCGAACGTATGATCTAGTAAACAGAATTTTTAGAAATAACTATGAGAGAAGCTGCCAGACAGTACTGCATCTGGTAGTAGTGGGAACCTATCTGTCACAGGCTTCCTCAACTTGCTGTATATGTGGCCCTTCACTGAACGGACATTCTTAGAAGTGGAAATGGTGAACATGTGAGAAGGGTTTTGTGCCGTCTGACAGACTTGGTTGCTTTACAAAGAAATCTAAACTTGGACGGGAACTGTAGAGAACTAATGTGCTAATATTCTCtaagctgctgcagttcatAGGAAATGTTACCGTTTGTTGTTAAGGTTAGACTTGTCTGGTAAGTGTTTAGAATAGCCGGATCTCCCGTCTGTGACGTGAACATGCTGTGTTCAGGTTTCCGGACTGTCCAAGCCGAAATCCGGCAT containing:
- the exo1 gene encoding exonuclease 1; amino-acid sequence: MGISGLLQFLKDAAEPVNIKKYKGQTVAVDTYCWLHKGAFSCAEKLAKGEPTDQYVWYCMKFVDMLLNFSVKPILVFDGRNLPSKQEVEKTRRERREANLQKGRQLLREGKLSEARDCFGRCINITPAMAHNLIKAARQRGVDCIVAPYEADAQLAYLTKTGFAQAVITEDSDLLAFGCKTVILKMDKHGNGIEIDQRNLGRCRSLGNVFTEEKFRHMCVLAGCDYLPSLHGIGLGKACKLLRLATDPDILKVIRKMGQYLKMNVVVPEEYVEGFVRANNTFLYQLVFDPAMRKVVPLNPYPQRIDPDSLNYAGINLGDDKGLDMALGNIDINTMERIDDFSPDGPRPQACKARSNSWSSCPAAAGLSIWSKSFTPGSAAPPCPAVSAEKPPSTRGQERVISLDHLRLQHREQPLKRLREDSCVSDQEVLQQYSSSGLKRSKLEQRQDKPTSSSQPPPRNCFAFTTLLQRRNHESQDDGRQATHSRFFSKSSSTITESTEESAGDPERTIGDPSQDQSSLGERDGPDVPPVGTPSPPTSPANTPPTSSSEGPKLFRCSGSSSSSAGLCRAAKTPSGLLALQQFHYKRETSSALQTSCQLSGGSSSPERKSENEEPPPDCPPSQDSAYFSQSLSSSFHKEDVLPFSCSFSSQEETMNSSTDSEPVTESPASFTETCRKPGMLGSKVSGLSKPKSGMRNQAANVSTLGPARASGLRKKAAGSGKKCSSANNENNPGVQATISSLWNNFSYKKETVKVSSSKKGEPMSPVKDNLLLPQPT